In Camelina sativa cultivar DH55 chromosome 17, Cs, whole genome shotgun sequence, the genomic stretch CCACTACCACCGCCAGTGCTAGGGCTGCCACCACCACTACCGCCAGTCTTTGGGCTGCTACCACCACCGCCGGTGCTAGGactgccaccaccaccaccgccggtGCTAGGGCTGCTTCCACCGCTCGTGCTTGTTGAATTAGTCCCGTTTCCACCACTATTGCTAATGACATAGAGCTCGAGAGCGTTGATGAGTGGGTCCAAATTTGAGTCCGGTGTACCTTTAAATGTCAGATAAGGAAGCCTACTCGTCACCACACCCCTCAGAGAAGCTTGCATCACTGCCCCGAAAGGTGGCACAATTAGATTTAGACCCACTTGCTTGTTGTCATAGTAAACGTAAAAAGATCGCTTTTGGTCGGGACTAAGGCTTAGCGGTTCCGAGAAATACATGACAATGTAAAATGTTAGTCCGGAAAAAGGTAGGCTTATATCATAGAAAGCCATGTCCTTCTTTGACCAAGATGTCCGAAGGACAATCTCTGGTGGTCTATTGTCAGCCCCTGTTGTGTTGATAGAAATGGCAGAACTTTTTAGATGTGTGACCGCAACCGTTGCCGGCTGCCACATTCTATCATAAGGATCAAACGGAGACCTATATAAATGTAAGCTTACTAATTACCCATATacttatatccaaaaaaatttaacaagGAATTAACCATATACTTCACgcaaatggttttttttttgtttttttttttcattattttttcttatcaagAAGGTAAGAAAGAAGTTATATTAGTCTCTCTACCAAgcaccatatatataaaattgatttttgtttgccagatatataattgattttcccaTAAATCGTCCATGAACGatattgtataaaacaaaatgttaatcGCTAGATTAAAATCGTATGATCATTTTCATACATGTATTGTTTACCTTACTAATTCCTGCGCACCGTAGGCGGTCCTTTGCTGGAGGATGAAACCTTCCTTAGGGCCAAGATCTGTATACATAGAGTCGTCCAACCTCCGTACTTCAATGGTAGACACAAAAGGGTGCTCGTTCAAAAGCGTGCGAACAAAGCAAACACTGGTATTCCCGCTCTCAGGAATAAATATCGCTTCCGATCGAGTACCGCCGACGAATGTCGTTGTGATGACGGAATCTCTATGTTTTCCATCATAAACGACATCGAACCTCGGAGCCTTGGATTCTTTATTGTAGTCTCCGTAGTTGAATCTCGTCCTAACTAACACTTTCCCACCTTTATCCACTGGAATGTTGGTGTAACAGTTGGTATCCCCCGTAGGAAAATACCGGAGTGTGGTTAGAGAATCATCCGTTTTGATTAAAGGTGCATATTTAGACGTCAAACCGGCGTTTACGAAGTCTGTGTCTCCCACCCACGTTCTGTTGTCCGCGTCAACGTGAGAACTTGATGATCCACAGTCTATGCTTATGTCTGAAACCAATCCACAACAAACTCAATCAGTCTAACCTACTTAGGTTTTCTCAAATTCATAACACTAGAAAATACGTACCAatagtccaaaaaaaaaaaaaatcggaagtATAACGTAAGTTGAATAACTAACCGGCTGCATTCGAAGGAAATATGATGGAAAAACTGAGGAGAAGGCAAATAAAAGAAGCTTGGGCCATGTTTGATTCTTCCATAACCGAGAGACAAAAGTGTATTTTCATGCGCTTATTTATACGTGCATGCTCTATATTAGTGGAAGGTATTATTCTTTTTACCCCTAGATTCTAtggaaaacattaaaaacccCCATAAACCTTTCCAATTGCTCTAATACTCCTCTGCTTAGAATAGAAAGTAACATAATTCGGAATCccgaatataatatttttcaatttttcatagTCTTGACAATTTTTTATTTGCGTTACCAAAATGTCTTTTCCTCggaatttaatttagaaagcAAACACTATGCATATTTAAAAGATACAATATCTATATTTGATATGATCAAAACGTGGATCGAGGTAATGACACAAAATGGCACATTTTTGTAGACGAAATAATTCGATGACAACAAAGTAAGACCAGGTTCTAAAATCCAATTGTTAGTGGTAAAGGAATGTTCAAAGTGATTATAGAGTGGTTGAATTAGTTCGTTAGGCCATAGACGTTCGATGAGTTGTCCGTCGTCGAAGGGGTCAATCATACGTGATGTGGTACCGACTAAACCAACAACGTTGGCAATTAGTTACAATAATTTGTTCGGCAGCTTTTTATGCTAGTATAAAAACAAACAGTTGCAAGTATAATAACATTGTCAATTCATCTTTGAGTGTAATTTTTGACAGTATTGGCACTAAATGGCAATTTATAACAAATCCGTACTTCAATCTAAATTAAAAAGTCAACCTTAATGgcttaatatatttgatttcaacTTAAAACTTGTTTAACCGTTTGTCTAATTTTAACTACACATGGCTGGAactatatctttttttctttttttccttgtgtGTGTGTTAGATATTGATTAACATCCACtcacatattttcttattttctttgttctacATCTAAtctttgtagtatttttttaacGAATTGTTCTATTcatttttaacataaaatattGTACAAAGCTGTTTTATGAATATATTGggtagaaataattttgcttcTCCCTTAGATATAGAGAGCGACATGAACAACAAGaaatttttgaacaaaaaaaaaaagaacaacaagaaaTATATTGTGGCATTAATATATTGTATAGCAAATGCCAGAAACTGGTTTTATTTAAGAATTTCCAAAATGTACGAGAACGTTTAACTAAATAAGatattatattaatcaaaaataattgaaaatgatGAGAACGGAAATGATCACTTTCTCACTTTGGTTTACACCAAATTGGAAATCTCTAGTAAATGAGCAATTGAGCTGCATCCTGCATGCTACTTAAGCAAATTAACGGTTAAGATTAAAAGCTGCCTACACACACTTTATAATTATAACTATTCATTTTAACTTAAGATTATTTGTTAATTAAGTTTCAATAGTCTTCACATAAGCAATCATTAGATTCATTACCATTAGACAAGTGTCGCGTTTACATTAGCTCAGATATTCTCAATTTGCCTTGCCTTCTAGGACACCTCTCTCTTCCCTCCATTATCATTTGCTcatgtaaagagagagagagagagagagagagagaggtttgtgTTTGCGATTTCTTATTCGGGGGAATGAAGCAACCAAAGCCGATTCTGAAATACATCTTGGTGTCTATCTTCCTTAGTCTgcctctcatcttcttcttctctatagtACAACTACGTAGACCCGAAAAAGACCTCATCAGGATCCGACCCGGTTACACATCATACGACTACTACATCCAACGACAGCTCAACAAGACGCTTAACCCTAGGCTACGTACACTATGGATGACACGAGACTGGGACCGTAAGATCAAAGTGTTCTCAAAATTCTTCCAAGATCTGAAACGGCAAGGTCTCTTATCCAACGCTTCTAAATGTCTCTGCATCGGAGCTCGAGTCGGGCAAGAAGTGGAGGCCCTGATACGTGTGGGCGTAACCGAGTCGGTGGGAATGGATCTGGTGCCGTATCCACCGTTGGTGATCAAAGGAGACTTTCATCATCAACCGTTCGATGCTGAGACTTTCGACTTTGAATTCTCTAACGTGTTCGATCATGCGCTTTACCCGGACAAGTTCGTTGGAGAGATCGAACGGACACTGAGACNTATAGCAAATGCCAGAAACTGGTTTTATTTAAGAATTTCCAAAATGTACGAGAACGTTTAACTAAATAAGatattatattaatcaaaaataattgaaaatgatGAGAACGGAAATGATCACTTTCTCACTTTGGTTTACACCAAATTGGAAATCTCTAGTAAATGAGCAATTGAGCTGCATCCTGCATGCTACTTAAGCAAATTAACGGTTAAGATTAAAAGCTGCCTACACACACTTTATAATTATAACTATTCATTTTAACTTAAGATTATTTGTTAATTAAGTTTCAATAGTCTTCACATAAGCAATCATTAGATTCATTACCATTAGACAAGTGTCGCGTTTACATTAGCTCAGATATTCTCAATTTGCCTTGCCTTCTAGGACACCTCTCTCTTCCCTCCATTATCATTTGCTcatgtaaagagagagagagagagagagagagagaggtttgttTTTGCGATTTCTTATTCGGGGGAATGAAGCAACCAAAGCCGATTCTGAAATACATCTTGGTGTCTATCTTCCTTAGTCTgcctctcatcttcttcttctctatagtACAACTACGTAGACCCGAAAAAGACCTCATCAGGATCCGACCCGGTTACACATCATACGACTACTACATCCAACGACAGCTCAACAAGACGCTTAACCCTAGGCTACGTACACTATGGATGACACGAGACTGGGACCGTAAGATCAAAGTGTTCTCAAAATTCTTCCAAGATCTGAAACGGCAAGGTCTCTTATCCAACGCTTCTAAATGTCTCTGCATCGGAGCTCGAGTCGGGCAAGAAGTGGAGGCCCTGATACGTGTGGGCGTAACCGAGTCGGTGGGAATGGATCTGGTGCCGTATCCACCGTTGGTGATCAAAGGAGACTTTCATCATCAACCGTTCGATGCTGAGACTTTCGACTTTGAATTCTCTAACGTGTTCGATCATGCGCTTTACCCGGACAAGTTCGTTGGAGAGATCGAACGGACACTGAGACCAGGAGGTTTATGTGTTTTACACGTGGCTCTCTCTACACGCTCGGATAAGTATTCGGCGAATGATCTGTACAGTGTGGAGGCATTGATGAGGCTATTCCGACGATCGGAGGTGGTTCATGTCCGAAATGTTGACGGCTTCGGGTTGGATACGGAGGTTGTGTTTAGGAAGAAAAGGGATTCATCAATCATAGTCCGGTCATGATTTTTTATCTTCGTGCTAAAATAATCTATTGTTATGTCCCATCGATTTTAATggaaaaattgtgttttaaataagtttttttaccGTTCGTAGAAATGCATGATTATATATGAATAGGCCAAACCTNCTGAAACGTCAAGGTCTCTTATCCAACGCTTCTAAATGTCTCTGCATCGGAGCTCGAGTCGGGCAAGAAGTGGAGGCCCTGATACGTGTGGGCGTAACCGAGTCGGTGGGAATGGATCTGGTGCCGTATCCACCGTTGGTGATCAAAGGAGACTTTCATCATCAACCGTTCGATGCTGAGACTTTCGACTTTGAATTCTCTAACGTGTTCGATCATGCGCTTTACCCGGACAAGTTCGTTGGAGAGATCGAACGGACACTGAGACCAGGAGGTTTATGTGTTTTACACGTGGCCCTCTCTACACGCTCGGATAAGTATTCGGCGAATGATCTGTACAGTGTGGAGGCATTGATGAGGCTATTCCGACGATCGGAGGTGGTTCATGTCCGAAATGTTGACGGCTTCGGGTTGGATACGGAGGTTGTGTTTAGGAAGAAAAGGGATTCATCAATCATAGTCCGGTCATGATTTTTTATCTTCGTGCTAAAATAATCTATTGTTATGTCCCATCGATTTTAATggaaaaattgtgttttaaataagtttttttaccGTTCGTAGAAATGCATGATTATATATGAATAGGCCAAACCTTATGCCAAAACGAGAGGTTGTTTAGTACTAGCTAGTTGATATGATGTATATCCGAACGTTACGAATAATTGGAGTTAAAACACAACGAGAGGTTATAGTGTATACGCTTTGCTTGgctattttacaaatttaaaacgtTTTACAAAATTGGATTTAGCAAAGAGAATCGGATCTTTCGAGAAAGAGGCAAACTTCATTGCATATTTCTCTCACTCCATTCGTGTGATACTACTCAACTAAATTGTGCATGCATCTCCATCAtccttaattaattaagtaaatttCTAAAACCACCTAAACAATTGTagcttcttttttcctttatttttttcttgcaaCGACCAACCATTGTCCATTTATTAACAATGTGTGGATGTCATTGGAGGATGGAGAGtttaatattacatatatattttttcctatttatttacctatcaagtatatatatttcaaatattcattgttaatatatatatttatatacttatttaagcaaccctttaaacaaataaccctactccatataaaatattacacaaaatgccactgtattttaatacaaaatataataacagaatcttaaagtaatttgttgtaacctgaaaatgattatctaaaaaaatagtaattattaatttattagattacaagaaaccattaataaaataatttcgaaattatttaataaaataataataaaattattttgaaattatgtagtaaaataattaaataaattctatttattgtttcagaaattttaggaaacaataacaaactatttagaaaattataaaacttaaatttatttataaaactaagattaaatatttttacatatctaaattatttaataataacaaatatatattaaaattaggatacaacattgtttatatttttaaaatatatctatatacttatttaagctatgttattaaaaatttaaccagttctgatgtaatatattacgaaaatgctattatattttaattattctaataaataacaaaagaaaaatttagatttgtttacaaaataataaaactctatttattgtttcataaatcttagaaaataataataaactatttaattggctaaaacttaattgcttatacacaatattcactatataaacaatactaagtgggtgtacaaaaaaaaaaa encodes the following:
- the LOC104757016 gene encoding uncharacterized protein At1g24485-like isoform X2, encoding MEESNMAQASFICLLLSFSIIFPSNAADISIDCGSSSSHVDADNRTWVGDTDFVNAGLTSKYAPLIKTDDSLTTLRYFPTGDTNCYTNIPVDKGGKVLVRTRFNYGDYNKESKAPRFDVVYDGKHRDSVITTTFVGGTRSEAIFIPESGNTSVCFVRTLLNEHPFVSTIEVRRLDDSMYTDLGPKEGFILQQRTAYGAQELVRSPFDPYDRMWQPATVAVTHLKSSAISINTTGADNRPPEIVLRTSWSKKDMAFYDISLPFSGLTFYIVMYFSEPLSLSPDQKRSFYVYYDNKQVGLNLIVPPFGAVMQASLRGVVTSRLPYLTFKGTPDSNLDPLINALELYVISNSGGNGTNSTSTSGGSSPSTGGGGGGSPSTGGGGSSPKTGGSGGGSPSTGGGSGSPSTDGGGGGKSESSGKSEEEKSSNSLALPLGISFPSLLVLAASGWGAWNYFIKPKRHRESELPLKQNINVQVNVGNNMGNATVNTGQ
- the LOC104757016 gene encoding uncharacterized protein At1g24485-like isoform X1, which gives rise to MEESNMAQASFICLLLSFSIIFPSNAADISIDCGSSSSHVDADNRTWVGDTDFVNAGLTSKYAPLIKTDDSLTTLRYFPTGDTNCYTNIPVDKGGKVLVRTRFNYGDYNKESKAPRFDVVYDGKHRDSVITTTFVGGTRSEAIFIPESGNTSVCFVRTLLNEHPFVSTIEVRRLDDSMYTDLGPKEGFILQQRTAYGAQELVRSPFDPYDRMWQPATVAVTHLKSSAISINTTGADNRPPEIVLRTSWSKKDMAFYDISLPFSGLTFYIVMYFSEPLSLSPDQKRSFYVYYDNKQVGLNLIVPPFGAVMQASLRGVVTSRLPYLTFKGTPDSNLDPLINALELYVISNSGGNGTNSTSTSGGSSPSTGGGGGGSPSTGGGGSSPKTGGSGGGSPSTGGGSGSPSTDGGGGGKSEESSGKSEEEKSSNSLALPLGISFPSLLVLAASGWGAWNYFIKPKRHRESELPLKQNINVQVNVGNNMGNATVNTGQ
- the LOC104757018 gene encoding uncharacterized protein LOC104757018 is translated as MKQPKPILKYILVSIFLSLPLIFFFSIVQLRRPEKDLIRIRPGYTSYDYYIQRQLNKTLNPRLRTLWMTRDWDRKIKVFSKFFQDLKRQGLLSNASKCLCIGARVGQEVEALIRVGVTESVGMDLVPYPPLVIKGDFHHQPFDAETFDFEFSNVFDHALYPDKFVGEIERTLRPGGLCVLHVALSTRSDKYSANDLYSVEALMRLFRRSEVVHVRNVDGFGLDTEVVFRKKRDSSIIVRS
- the LOC104757017 gene encoding uncharacterized protein LOC104757017 codes for the protein MKQPKPILKYILVSIFLSLPLIFFFSIVQLRRPEKDLIRIRPGYTSYDYYIQRQLNKTLNPRLRTLWMTRDWDRKIKVFSKFFQDLKRQGLLSNASKCLCIGARVGQEVEALIRVGVTESVGMDLVPYPPLVIKGDFHHQPFDAETFDFEFSNVFDHALYPDKFVGEIERTLRPGGLCVLHVALSTRSDKYSANDLYSVEALMRLFRRSEVVHVRNVDGFGLDTEVVFRKKRDSSIIVRS